In a single window of the Acetivibrio clariflavus DSM 19732 genome:
- a CDS encoding dockerin type I repeat-containing protein, which produces MIKSGLLHRKSGWVKAIVFLFISVILLAFSNFAYCAEFVYGDVNGSGSVDSVDYALVKGYILGMITEFPGPDGKKAGDVNADGEINSIDFALMKSYLLGLIKKFPAEDIPAVTPTPTAPPKKGNVTYTLVKVSNPTADQIDAYNRIQSAMDKAIEFYNNYTSITKTLTVYYEPSVSTADGNINGTIRFGSNRSYMNHITAMHEIAHTVGVGTSGKWSSLIVNGVYTGPNATAAIRAITGDSNAVIKGDSTHFWPYGLNYTSEVKSDQDLINHCIIVDAMKKDGI; this is translated from the coding sequence ATGATTAAGTCAGGCTTGTTACACAGAAAGTCAGGTTGGGTAAAAGCTATAGTGTTTCTGTTCATATCAGTGATACTTTTAGCTTTTTCGAATTTTGCCTATTGTGCAGAATTTGTGTATGGGGATGTCAACGGCTCCGGCAGTGTGGACTCAGTTGATTATGCCTTGGTTAAGGGGTATATCTTGGGTATGATTACTGAATTTCCTGGTCCTGATGGGAAGAAAGCCGGGGATGTGAACGCTGACGGAGAGATTAATTCCATTGACTTTGCTTTGATGAAAAGTTATTTACTGGGTCTTATCAAAAAGTTTCCTGCAGAGGATATTCCTGCGGTTACCCCTACACCGACAGCTCCTCCTAAAAAGGGGAATGTTACCTATACCCTTGTAAAAGTTTCCAATCCTACAGCCGATCAGATAGATGCTTATAATAGAATTCAGAGTGCTATGGATAAAGCAATAGAATTTTACAATAATTACACTTCAATTACAAAAACACTGACGGTATACTATGAACCTTCTGTTTCGACTGCTGACGGAAATATTAACGGTACAATCCGATTTGGATCAAACCGCAGTTATATGAATCATATTACTGCTATGCACGAAATTGCTCATACTGTTGGGGTAGGAACATCCGGCAAATGGTCATCTCTGATAGTTAACGGGGTTTATACCGGTCCAAACGCTACAGCAGCCATAAGGGCTATTACAGGAGACAGTAATGCTGTAATAAAAGGTGACAGTACCCATTTTTGGCCTTATGGACTTAACTATACCAGTGAGGTTAAATCGGATCAGGATCTTATAAACCATTGTATAATTGTTGATGCGATGAAGAAAGACGGTATATAG